DNA sequence from the Halococcus salifodinae DSM 8989 genome:
GTCCTCGTGCTCGACGACGGCCGGATCGCCGAACGCGGCTCCCACGACGAGTTGATCGCGGCCGATGGGCTGTACGCCAACCTCTGGCGGGTTCAGGCCGGCGAGATCGGCGACCTCCCAGAGGAGTTCGTCGCGCGGGCGAGTGAACGCATCGCCCAGCAGACCCCAGATAGCGCCGGGACGGACTGAGTAAGCAAGACCGCGACTGCCACGTCCGCGAGCTGATTCAGGCTTCCGACGCGCCTGGCTCCGTCTGCTCGGTCGGTTCGGCACCCGATCCCGATCGTCGCCGGTTAGCGAGCGCGAGCGCGCCGAACAGCACTCCGCCGACGGTGCGCAGTGCGAGATCGAGCACGATCGTCCCGAACCCGACGTTCATCTCGACCAACCCGAGCAGGCTCTCGACGCTGTTGAACAGCAGCCCGGGAGCCATCAGGAGGAGTGCGGCGAGCGCGAACAGCGCACGTTCGAACCGGGAGACGTCAGTGTAGAGGAAGCCGATGACTGTCGCTCCGAGCGCGATGACACCGAGGAACACCCCCACGATCGGGATGAGTACCTCGGGAACGAAGTAACCCAGATCGAGCACGTCGCTGAATCCGACGACCCGATAGACCTGGTCGGCGTCCGGATCCACACCCGGGATCCGTCGGAGCATCACGATCCCCGGCACCAGGACGAACGCGAACGGCACGATGACCTTGTTGAGTGAGAGCGAGAACGCCTCGATACCGGTCTGGAACGGATCGGATTTCGCGACCCCGGATGCCGCGTACGCCGCGACCGCCACCGGCGGCGTGATGTCGGCGATCACGCCGAAGTAGAGGATGAACAGGTGTGCGGCCAACAGCGGCACCTCGAACGCCGCGATCGCGGGCCCGAGCAGCGCGACGAGGATGATGTACGTCACGGTGGTCGGCATCCCCATCCCGAGAATGATCGAGGAGATCGCAGTGATCAGGAGCAGCAAGACGAGCGAGCCGCCCGCGACGTTGAGGATCAGCGTGGTGAGGTTCGGTCCGAGGCCGGTGGTGCTGATGACGCCGGGAATGACGCCGGCGGCGGCGACCGCGATCACGACCGGGGTCGCGGTGCGCGCACCCGCCTCCATCGACCGCACGACGAACGAGAAGTAACCGACAGCCCGGTTGTCGGCGAGCTGCGGGCGGCCGAGAGTCCCAGTTGCTGTCTCCGTAGCTTCGTCGACCTGATCATCGTAGTCGAGTAACGGTGCGTCGGCGTGTGGACGCGCGAGCAGCGTGAAGAAGCTCACCGCGAGCACGATCCAGCCGAGTTCGCCAACGACGGCCGCGGCGGCCGCCGCCGGGGCCATCCCCGCGCCACTCGCACCGGTGAGTGCGCCGACCACGGTCGTCCCAGCGACGAGGTAGGAGACGAACTCGACCGCCGCGAGACCGGCGATCGTGCCAAGCAGCGGCCACTGGGTCCGGTCGTTGTACGCCGCGACGAGGGCGATCAGCGCGGCGATCGCGACCAGCGTGAACCACGCCGAACGTGCAACCGTCAGTCGTGCCCCGATCAGGTAGTAGAGCAAGAGCCCGATCGGGAGGAGGTAGAACCATCCCCGACGGAGATGCGAACGGAGCGTGACGAGCTCGGACGCGTCGACGCCGCCGATCCCCGCTCGCGAGGCTTCGAGGTGGACCATCACCCACACCCCGAAGAAGAAGACGAGCGCGGGAACGGTCGCCGCGACGATGACGTCGGCGAAGGGGACGCCGATGAACTCCACGATCAGGAACGCCGCTGCGCCCATCACCGGCGGGAGGATCTGTCCGCCCGAGGAGGCAGACGCCTCCACGCCACCGGCGAACTCGGCACGATAGCCCGTCCGCTTCATCAACGGGATGGTGAACGCCCCCGTAGTGACGGTGTTCGCGATCGAGGAGCCCGAAATGGTGCCCATGAACCCCGACGCGAGGATCGACGCCTTCGCCGGCCCGCCCTTCCGCCGGCCGGTCGCGCTGTAGGCGAGATCGATGAACCACCGGCCCGCACCGCTCATCTCGAGGAACGCGCCGAAGAGGATGAAAATATAGATGAACTGAACACTCACCCGGACCGGAACGCCGAAGACGCCGTTCGCGGTGTTGTACCAGAGGTTCTGAACGACGTCGCTCCACGCGGTCTGTTGAATCTGGCCGAGCACGCCGATCAGCGGCGCGTCGCGTGGGATCAAGAAGCCATACCGGGCGTAGACGATGAACATCCCGACGATCCCCATGAGATACACCCCCAGCGTTCGTCGGGTGGCTTCGAGCACGAGCAGGACGCCGAGCGCGCCGAGCACGAACGCATACGACGACTCGGCGAACGGGATATCGAGTGCGGCCACCGCCTTCACGACGAACTCGAGATCGAGATAAGGGACGAACTCCGCAATCGTGCGCCATGCGTCGAGATAGACTTCAGAGGTCGTACGCCCGCCATCGAGCCCGAGCGCACGGAGCTGTTGAATCTCGTCGAACTCGGTGAGCATGTAGAGCGACGAGAGCGCCGCAACGACCATCAACACGACATCGATCGGCGTCACGCGGTCGCGGTCGGGATCGAGCAGTAGCCAGCGAACACCACCACGGACGCCGCGTGCACCGCGCGTCACGGGGTTCGTCTCCCCGAAACGGGTTTCGAGCGCGGGCACGATCCGCGACAGCCGTCGTGAGAGCGCGCCGTCACCCTGTGTCGCTGGGAAGAGCAGGAAGGTGAGCAGGAGGGCGAACGTGACGTGGAGGCTGTTGACCTGCAACGACTGGAGCGAGCCGAGGCTGACCTCACCGACGAGCGGGAGCGAGAGCTGGAAGATGAACCCGTGTGCGGCGAGCCACATCTGGAACGCCGAGAACGTGACCCCGATGAGGAGCACGGCGACGGCGGCGGGTCCGCGGAGCGAGCGCCGGCGTTCGAGTTCCTCCACGAGTTCGTCCGCGTCCTGCTCCGGCGAGGTGTCTGCGGTCGCCGGAGCGGTGGATGGCGTGGCGGTCGCCGTGTCGGGGGTCGATACGTCGGAATCGTCGGTCGGTGGTGGATCGGAGGTCATCAGTTGATTCTATCGAGTGCAGTCCGCAGAACGGAGCGTTCGGCGACGTGAAGCCGAACGCCCTCCGCGTTCGAGAGCGCCACGAGATCATACGTCCGGTCGCCGACGCGGAGTCGGTGGCCCGCGACCCGTCCCGGTTCGACGTACAGCTCCTCGTAGTCGCCCGGCGGGTCGAAGACGTACCACCCGTTCTCACGTGTCACGTTCGCCCGCGATGGCAGGCCCCAGCCGTACGACTGGAACTCCATTCGTGTCATTTCGAGGCTACCGTTGTGGACGGTGTAGATGTC
Encoded proteins:
- a CDS encoding TRAP transporter permease, which encodes MTSDPPPTDDSDVSTPDTATATPSTAPATADTSPEQDADELVEELERRRSLRGPAAVAVLLIGVTFSAFQMWLAAHGFIFQLSLPLVGEVSLGSLQSLQVNSLHVTFALLLTFLLFPATQGDGALSRRLSRIVPALETRFGETNPVTRGARGVRGGVRWLLLDPDRDRVTPIDVVLMVVAALSSLYMLTEFDEIQQLRALGLDGGRTTSEVYLDAWRTIAEFVPYLDLEFVVKAVAALDIPFAESSYAFVLGALGVLLVLEATRRTLGVYLMGIVGMFIVYARYGFLIPRDAPLIGVLGQIQQTAWSDVVQNLWYNTANGVFGVPVRVSVQFIYIFILFGAFLEMSGAGRWFIDLAYSATGRRKGGPAKASILASGFMGTISGSSIANTVTTGAFTIPLMKRTGYRAEFAGGVEASASSGGQILPPVMGAAAFLIVEFIGVPFADVIVAATVPALVFFFGVWVMVHLEASRAGIGGVDASELVTLRSHLRRGWFYLLPIGLLLYYLIGARLTVARSAWFTLVAIAALIALVAAYNDRTQWPLLGTIAGLAAVEFVSYLVAGTTVVGALTGASGAGMAPAAAAAAVVGELGWIVLAVSFFTLLARPHADAPLLDYDDQVDEATETATGTLGRPQLADNRAVGYFSFVVRSMEAGARTATPVVIAVAAAGVIPGVISTTGLGPNLTTLILNVAGGSLVLLLLITAISSIILGMGMPTTVTYIILVALLGPAIAAFEVPLLAAHLFILYFGVIADITPPVAVAAYAASGVAKSDPFQTGIEAFSLSLNKVIVPFAFVLVPGIVMLRRIPGVDPDADQVYRVVGFSDVLDLGYFVPEVLIPIVGVFLGVIALGATVIGFLYTDVSRFERALFALAALLLMAPGLLFNSVESLLGLVEMNVGFGTIVLDLALRTVGGVLFGALALANRRRSGSGAEPTEQTEPGASEA
- a CDS encoding DUF1850 domain-containing protein — encoded protein: MTRRRRLQRGVRVLVVLLAFIVVITAVAAATPASSALVVENANSGERLLATPVDEGTTVALNYTHSVEKTPVHDIYTVHNGSLEMTRMEFQSYGWGLPSRANVTRENGWYVFDPPGDYEELYVEPGRVAGHRLRVGDRTYDLVALSNAEGVRLHVAERSVLRTALDRIN